One window of the Cryptomeria japonica chromosome 7, Sugi_1.0, whole genome shotgun sequence genome contains the following:
- the LOC131049424 gene encoding leucine-rich repeat receptor-like serine/threonine-protein kinase At1g17230, whose product MGAKELMFIILIVNVFWLSSSLSEEGKALMLFKNGLDKESHKLLSSWNESSQFPCKWTGITCDKFQKVSAIDLASLNLEGSLNSSVSSLHSLKRIDLSHNRLTGSIPPSFLNLKNLEELVLENNYLSGRIPPELGQMRSLRLLSLGVNNLQGEIPAELIGMKELAFLNLTVNYLSGGIPAQLGNLTKLQVLRLGLNNLTGPIPMELGRLHKLQILELFENPLGGRIPEGIFVLRNLTVLYLDNNLLSGNISQSLGKYSDISRVSFSSNSLTGNLPPQICQRGRLQLLSVNRNNFSGGIPMSIRNCNSLLRLWLDRNQLEGSITNALGEYPSLTYLDISFNHLHGEIPPVLGQCHNLIVLVMSGNNLTGTIPLEITGLKKLAVLNISSNHIRGSIPPEIGNISTLFRINMSNNELTGTIPVQIGKLTALRTLALSRNNLYGEIPSEIGHLQRLRELRLDGNNFTGSIPARVGNLVNLQRNLDLSYNSLSGTIPAQLSNLESLKILNLSHNNLTGRIPSSFQDLRSLDTLDLSYNHLEGPLWRCA is encoded by the coding sequence ATGGGTGCCAAGGAGTTGATGTTCATCATATTGATTGTTAATGTCTTCTGGCTCAGCTCCAGTTTATCTGAGGAAGGGAAAGCGTTGATGTTGTTCAAGAATGGCCTTGACAAAGAATCACACAAGTTGCTTTCTTCATGGAACGAATCTTCCCAGTTTCCCTGCAAATGGACTGGAATCACATGTGATAAGTTCCAAAAGGTGAGTGCTATCGATTTAGCTTCGTTAAATCTGGAAGGCTCCCTGAATTCGTCTGTTTCCTCTCTTCATAGCCTGAAAAGAATTGATCTCAGTCACAACAGGCTGACTGGAAGCATTCCACCTTCTTTCCTCAATCTGAAAAATCTTGAGGAACTTGTACTTGAGAATAATTATCTGTCTGGTAGGATTCCGCCTGAGCTCGGACAAATGCGGAGCCTTAGGCTGCTGAGCTTGGGAGTCAATAATCTTCAAGGAGAAATCCCGGCGGAGCTCATAGGAATGAAGGAACTGGCGTTCCTCAATCTCACAGTGAATTATCTCAGTGGCGGCATACCGGCACAATTGGGGAATCTTACAAAGCTACAGGTGCTTCGTCTGGGGCTAAATAATCTTACTGGACCAATTCCAATGGAGTTAGGTAGATTACACAAGCTGCAAATTCTGGAGCTTTTTGAGAACCCGTTGGGAGGCAGAATTCCAGAAGGTATATTTGTGCTTCGTAATTTGACTGTGCTCTATCTTGATAACAACCTTCTTTCAGGTAACATTTCTCAAAGCTTGGGGAAGTACAGCGATATTTCAAGAGTAAGCTTCTCCAGCAACAGCCTGACCGGAAATCTTCCTCCGCAGATCTGTCAAAGGGGAAGACTGCAGCTGTTAAGCGTGAATCGCAACAACTTTTCAGGTGGCATACCGATGAGTATCAGGAATTGCAATAGCCTGCTTCGGCTTTGGCTGGATCGAAATCAGCTGGAAGGAAGCATAACGAATGCCTTGGGGGAATATCCGAGTTTGACATACCTGGATATCAGTTTTAATCACCTTCACGGTGAAATTCCGCCTGTTTTAGGGCAGTGCCACAACCTTATTGTACTCGTCATGTCGGGGAATAATTTGACGGGGACAATTCCTCTGGAAATTACTGGCCTCAAAAAACTCGCAGTCCTCAATATTTCGAGCAATCATATAAGAGGAAGTATTCCGCCAGAGATTGGCAATATAAGCACATTGTTTCGGATAAATATGAGCAACAATGAGCTTACAGGGACAATACCTGTGCAGATTGGGAAGTTGACTGCGCTACGAACTTTAGCTTTGAGCAGAAATAATCTGTACGGTGAAATTCCATCAGAGATCGGCCATTTGCAAAGATTGCGGGAGTTGCGTCTGGATGGAAATAATTTTACCGGAAGCATTCCGGCAAGGGTTGGTAATCTGGTGAATTTGCAAAGAAACCTTGATCTTAGTTACAATTCACTATCTGGAACAATTCCTGCTCAATTATCGAACTTGGAGTCGCTAAAGATCCTGAATCTGTCTCATAACAATCTCACAGGTCGAATTCCGTCAAGTTTCCAGGATTTGCGGAGCCTTGATACGTTGGACCTGTCCTACAACCACCTGGAAGGTCCCCTTTGGAGATGTGCATGA